The following are encoded in a window of Mycobacteroides chelonae CCUG 47445 genomic DNA:
- a CDS encoding helix-turn-helix domain-containing protein, translating to MARKIDRLFDVIRRESGEQHSHEEVARACREFSGESFSATYLWQLRTGRRDNPTKRHLEALAEFFQVPVAYFFDEQIGAEVDSELKFLGALRNAGVQHLALRALELSPAGLTTITDMLEVIAKREVDGSQ from the coding sequence TTGGCCCGGAAGATAGACCGTCTGTTCGATGTCATTCGGCGTGAAAGCGGCGAGCAACACAGTCACGAAGAGGTTGCGCGGGCTTGCCGAGAATTTTCGGGCGAGAGCTTTTCGGCGACCTACCTGTGGCAACTCCGTACAGGTCGGCGCGACAATCCGACGAAACGGCATCTAGAGGCCCTAGCTGAATTCTTCCAAGTTCCTGTGGCCTACTTCTTTGACGAACAGATCGGCGCCGAAGTCGACTCTGAGCTCAAGTTTCTTGGGGCGCTACGCAATGCAGGAGTACAGCACCTCGCACTGCGCGCATTGGAATTGTCGCCTGCAGGATTAACCACCATCACCGACATGCTCGAAGTCATCGCAAAACGGGAAGTCGACGGGTCTCAATAG
- a CDS encoding ATP-grasp domain-containing protein — MTVVEMPIRLLVVGGGSELQPRLRRIAHNVETAVLCRASVLPWVHELGENRAVIVLNDELPVAQWIDAAKALRELWPFDNVVSFAEIDQDRAAMIAYSLGIPFHAAETITCAHDKLALRERLREAGVEDVPHVLIPDEAALYRAVEELGLPLIVKPQRGRASAGIAVVESLDDVPGAFTRAADARAPRLQPSPVLAERFIIGREYSVESLSHRGRHFVLAITGKHTDPKSKVELGHVVPAIIDGATEKAILAHTRAALTAIGVESGITHTEVIVSVDGPIIIETHLRLAGDDIPLLVQDATGIDMTELLLRQLVGEDIAAIPELRARVERPQYRSAAGIRYLVPLEDGELVGVEGWDAIEGLDGVVSVENAAEVSTQMKGLESSYSRLGHVRAQGAHSPAVEQTLDKAVASLKVLTR; from the coding sequence ATGACTGTCGTGGAGATGCCTATCAGACTTCTGGTGGTCGGCGGCGGTTCGGAGTTGCAACCGCGCCTGCGACGGATCGCCCATAACGTGGAAACGGCGGTGCTCTGCCGGGCGTCGGTGTTGCCGTGGGTCCACGAACTCGGAGAGAACCGCGCCGTCATCGTGCTAAATGATGAGTTGCCGGTGGCGCAGTGGATTGATGCCGCGAAAGCGCTTCGTGAACTTTGGCCGTTCGACAATGTCGTCTCGTTCGCCGAGATCGATCAGGATCGCGCCGCAATGATCGCGTACTCGCTCGGCATCCCATTTCATGCAGCTGAGACGATTACTTGCGCTCACGACAAGCTCGCGCTTCGGGAACGTCTGCGCGAGGCTGGGGTTGAAGACGTTCCTCATGTGCTGATTCCAGACGAGGCCGCGTTGTATCGCGCTGTCGAGGAGCTCGGCCTGCCGCTCATAGTTAAGCCGCAACGGGGCCGCGCGAGCGCGGGTATCGCGGTGGTGGAATCTCTGGACGACGTACCGGGGGCCTTCACGCGTGCAGCCGACGCGCGTGCGCCACGTCTTCAACCGTCTCCTGTACTCGCAGAGCGTTTCATCATAGGGCGTGAGTACAGCGTCGAGTCGCTATCGCATCGAGGCCGACACTTCGTCCTTGCGATCACCGGTAAGCACACGGATCCGAAATCGAAGGTGGAACTGGGACATGTAGTTCCAGCGATAATCGACGGTGCCACCGAGAAGGCGATTCTGGCCCATACTCGCGCAGCGTTGACCGCGATAGGCGTCGAGAGCGGAATCACTCACACCGAAGTGATCGTGTCTGTGGACGGCCCGATCATCATCGAGACGCATCTGCGGCTAGCCGGCGACGATATCCCGCTCCTCGTGCAGGACGCGACGGGCATCGACATGACGGAGCTTCTGCTCCGCCAGCTAGTCGGCGAAGACATTGCAGCGATACCCGAACTTCGCGCCCGCGTCGAGCGACCGCAATATCGCAGCGCTGCTGGAATTCGCTACCTCGTGCCGCTCGAGGATGGCGAGTTGGTTGGCGTTGAAGGCTGGGATGCCATCGAAGGTCTCGACGGCGTGGTCTCCGTCGAGAATGCGGCCGAGGTGAGTACGCAGATGAAGGGGCTCGAGAGTTCGTACTCGCGTCTCGGCCACGTTCGAGCTCAGGGCGCGCACAGCCCTGCGGTCGAGCAGACCCTAGACAAGGCTGTTGCGTCGCTGAAGGTGTTGACGCGATGA
- a CDS encoding Coenzyme F420 hydrogenase/dehydrogenase, beta subunit C-terminal domain, which produces MRIPATSSTLPISTIRPGSGGFYDLQKAVLEKELCASCGACAAVCPTNVIHVDADEPVPSLVISSDVGAVCGSCTLCLDVCPGSETGSGTSELRIFGRNRTVDERWGGITSRVLIGKARPTEIREAASAGGAATAMLVAALTAGRIDAALVIGRDENRPWVPVPRLVTTVEDIVSCAQANYCITPNLQLLGDTAFERVGVVGLPCQIQAIQKMRNLDALPPAALKVALLIEIACSSNTRRAGTEHLIKDRLSVPLTDVTGMRYRSGNYPGQFTAWRDNADPATLPFHELVRTFTAFKTRRCLVCPDWWSGLADVSVADGDPNIFKTSRSGEAADATSLVVTRTEAGDDLVDLAVSAATLDVFPAEFAPEKNLGLQRKRQRYNRHRRADPSAVPNPPSEEAVEPALIEDAEVIDRLSQ; this is translated from the coding sequence ATGAGAATCCCAGCAACTTCGTCCACGCTGCCAATCAGCACCATACGCCCAGGAAGCGGGGGATTCTATGATCTACAGAAGGCTGTGCTGGAAAAGGAATTGTGCGCCTCCTGCGGTGCGTGCGCTGCCGTATGCCCGACCAACGTGATCCACGTCGACGCCGACGAGCCAGTCCCTTCGCTCGTCATCTCAAGCGATGTTGGCGCCGTGTGTGGGAGTTGCACGCTCTGCTTGGATGTCTGCCCTGGGAGCGAAACGGGCTCCGGGACTTCCGAATTGCGTATCTTTGGCCGAAACCGGACGGTAGATGAGCGCTGGGGTGGCATCACTAGCCGCGTCCTGATAGGAAAGGCGCGGCCGACCGAAATCCGGGAGGCGGCATCGGCTGGAGGAGCTGCCACCGCCATGCTGGTGGCTGCGTTGACAGCTGGGCGAATCGATGCGGCCCTCGTTATCGGACGAGATGAGAATCGCCCGTGGGTGCCCGTCCCACGCCTGGTGACGACTGTAGAAGATATCGTCTCCTGCGCCCAGGCGAACTATTGCATCACTCCCAACCTGCAGTTGCTCGGAGACACGGCGTTTGAGCGGGTCGGCGTAGTAGGGCTCCCGTGCCAAATCCAGGCGATACAGAAGATGCGCAATCTCGATGCTCTGCCGCCGGCGGCCTTGAAGGTCGCCTTGCTTATAGAGATCGCGTGCTCATCCAACACCCGTCGCGCCGGAACCGAGCATCTCATCAAGGATCGTCTGAGTGTCCCGCTAACCGATGTCACTGGTATGCGCTACCGGTCCGGCAACTACCCGGGGCAGTTCACTGCCTGGCGAGATAATGCGGACCCCGCGACTCTGCCATTCCACGAACTAGTCCGAACGTTTACCGCCTTCAAGACGCGTCGCTGCTTGGTGTGTCCGGATTGGTGGAGCGGGCTGGCGGATGTCTCCGTCGCAGACGGGGACCCCAACATCTTCAAGACGAGCCGCTCCGGCGAAGCGGCAGATGCGACGTCTCTAGTGGTCACACGCACCGAGGCGGGTGACGATCTCGTCGATCTCGCTGTGTCGGCGGCTACGCTCGATGTCTTTCCGGCTGAGTTTGCCCCGGAGAAGAACCTTGGTCTTCAACGTAAGCGTCAGCGATACAACCGGCACCGTCGGGCTGACCCGAGCGCAGTACCGAATCCTCCTAGCGAGGAGGCAGTTGAGCCCGCCTTGATCGAGGACGCCGAAGTGATCGATCGGTTGAGCCAATGA
- a CDS encoding 3-phosphoshikimate 1-carboxyvinyltransferase, whose product MTGHPDKAISQRATLVAAIANGRSLIVNPAHCRDMVHNVAAIRTLGIAIEATTVDGVGAFVVDGVYAHTLCRQNVVIEAGNSATTARMLIALLSGVPASGTILGNELLSRRPMTEVVEPLRALGADIAYRANVGTLPVQVRGQRLSGGAVEVKVDSAQPVSAILLASTMASGPVRIERTAIARDHTERLLRWSGLDVLETPQSVTGYPGRPHAFEMRIPGDPSAAAVLAALHLASTDADEQLAIDDVCLNPRRLGFFTMLRDLGVNVQLEVDAVKNSPEDVGTITVQRAGPWRGVTVRSSQLIQSGIDELPLLAALATQASGPTVIADAAEMRDKDTDRISETVTLLRAFGAEAEATDDGFVVQPSQLTSPPHVDLPADHRIIFAAMVLAVLAGPGTVLLGVDAAATSFPGVFRSLSTFVEWDEVRI is encoded by the coding sequence ATGACCGGTCACCCCGACAAGGCAATTAGCCAGCGGGCGACGTTAGTGGCCGCCATCGCCAACGGGCGCTCCCTCATTGTCAATCCGGCCCACTGCCGCGACATGGTTCACAACGTCGCGGCGATCCGGACGCTCGGCATCGCCATCGAGGCGACAACGGTCGACGGGGTGGGGGCTTTTGTGGTTGACGGCGTCTATGCGCACACACTCTGCCGGCAGAACGTCGTCATCGAAGCCGGCAATAGCGCGACGACCGCACGTATGCTCATCGCGTTGCTTTCCGGAGTGCCTGCCTCCGGCACGATCCTCGGCAATGAGCTGCTGAGCAGGCGACCGATGACCGAGGTAGTTGAACCTCTCCGAGCATTGGGTGCCGACATCGCATACAGGGCAAACGTCGGTACGCTGCCCGTGCAGGTGAGGGGTCAGCGCCTGTCCGGGGGAGCGGTCGAGGTGAAAGTCGATTCGGCGCAGCCGGTTTCCGCCATACTTTTGGCCTCGACGATGGCATCCGGGCCCGTCCGTATTGAGAGAACAGCTATCGCTCGCGACCATACTGAGCGACTGCTCCGCTGGAGCGGCCTAGATGTCCTCGAGACTCCGCAGAGCGTGACTGGATACCCGGGGCGTCCCCACGCGTTTGAGATGCGAATTCCCGGCGACCCTTCTGCAGCCGCGGTGCTTGCGGCTCTTCACCTCGCAAGTACGGACGCAGACGAGCAACTGGCGATCGACGACGTCTGCTTGAATCCCCGCAGGCTTGGCTTCTTCACGATGCTGCGCGATCTCGGAGTCAACGTGCAGTTAGAAGTGGACGCGGTGAAAAACTCACCCGAGGATGTTGGGACCATTACCGTGCAGCGGGCCGGGCCCTGGCGCGGTGTCACAGTGCGATCGTCCCAGCTGATTCAGAGCGGCATCGACGAACTCCCACTGCTCGCGGCACTCGCAACACAAGCGAGCGGTCCCACCGTAATCGCAGACGCAGCCGAAATGCGTGATAAGGACACCGACCGCATCAGCGAGACGGTCACGCTATTGAGAGCATTCGGTGCTGAAGCGGAAGCGACTGACGATGGGTTTGTTGTCCAGCCATCGCAGCTGACCAGCCCGCCACACGTCGATCTGCCCGCCGATCACCGCATCATTTTCGCGGCGATGGTGCTGGCTGTGTTAGCCGGCCCGGGCACAGTGCTGCTCGGAGTGGACGCGGCGGCGACATCCTTTCCTGGTGTATTCCGCAGTCTGTCAACGTTTGTGGAGTGGGATGAGGTGCGCATATGA
- a CDS encoding ATP-grasp domain-containing protein: MSGERQTGRERVPLLVVDAPGGPTPQFYSPRLTSAFEVHVVALAGQDDSSTQRRLEPLSGAGSVVVVDDPNEVRATVAAQAIAIGAHGVVAFSERVVQAAQFGALDAHLPSNAEPTLIALRDKVRQRRMFRAASIPTPRQVVIDADTDSDQIALAFPLPAVLKPVAGMGSIGTVRIAALDDLAAAVRSVRQIVECDPRTAHLTPQLVLEEELLGDPEATHGNTRGDYVSVEALTTAAGTRILAVQDKLPLAQPFRETGDLMPTVREGEELDAIIECAQGALSALGITFGVTHTEIKLTAEGPRIIEVNGRPGGGVCEMLALAADYDLVLHQARAAVDVDYCPPEVKFRSFAAYLSPQPPLGRWRLTAAASRQDLGRERAIAEIWEVQAVGAVVDAHDGTSSNLLRLLATADSQDELAALGSRLSSTDYFKLLPAADERTTR, from the coding sequence ATGAGCGGTGAACGTCAAACTGGTCGCGAGCGCGTTCCGCTGCTTGTCGTAGATGCCCCGGGCGGACCGACTCCTCAGTTTTATAGCCCGCGGCTCACCAGTGCATTCGAAGTCCATGTCGTTGCACTCGCGGGTCAAGATGATTCTTCTACGCAGCGCCGCCTGGAACCACTGTCAGGCGCTGGCAGCGTCGTTGTCGTCGACGATCCGAACGAGGTTCGCGCGACGGTCGCTGCCCAAGCGATCGCTATAGGGGCGCACGGAGTTGTAGCCTTTAGCGAACGCGTGGTTCAGGCCGCGCAGTTTGGCGCGCTGGACGCGCACCTGCCGAGCAATGCCGAGCCGACACTGATCGCTTTGCGAGACAAGGTACGTCAGCGGCGCATGTTCAGGGCGGCGTCGATCCCGACTCCTCGCCAGGTTGTTATAGACGCCGACACGGATTCAGATCAGATCGCGCTGGCCTTCCCTCTTCCGGCGGTTCTGAAGCCAGTGGCGGGAATGGGAAGTATCGGCACAGTCCGCATCGCCGCACTGGACGACCTGGCTGCCGCGGTCCGATCGGTGCGGCAGATAGTCGAATGCGACCCGCGTACCGCGCACCTCACCCCTCAGCTCGTGCTCGAGGAGGAGCTACTGGGCGATCCCGAAGCGACGCACGGAAACACTCGCGGCGACTATGTTTCGGTCGAGGCGCTGACGACAGCGGCTGGTACGAGAATTCTTGCTGTACAAGACAAGCTTCCACTCGCTCAACCGTTTCGCGAGACTGGCGACCTGATGCCAACAGTTCGTGAAGGCGAAGAACTCGACGCGATCATCGAGTGTGCTCAGGGGGCTCTATCTGCGCTCGGGATAACCTTCGGCGTCACGCACACCGAGATCAAGCTCACCGCTGAAGGACCTCGGATCATCGAGGTGAACGGTCGTCCGGGGGGTGGGGTATGCGAGATGCTTGCCCTCGCAGCGGACTACGACCTGGTACTACATCAAGCTCGCGCTGCCGTTGATGTCGATTACTGCCCGCCAGAGGTGAAATTTCGCTCCTTCGCTGCCTATTTGAGCCCGCAGCCACCGCTGGGTCGTTGGCGTCTAACGGCAGCAGCGTCGCGCCAGGACCTTGGACGTGAGCGCGCTATCGCAGAAATCTGGGAAGTCCAGGCAGTCGGTGCGGTTGTAGACGCACATGACGGAACCAGTAGCAATCTACTGCGGCTCTTGGCAACTGCCGATTCGCAGGATGAGCTTGCCGCGCTCGGCAGCCGACTCAGTAGCACCGACTACTTCAAATTGCTCCCGGCCGCGGATGAAAGGACCACGCGATGA
- a CDS encoding ABC transporter substrate-binding protein, producing the protein MTRRPVRVFIGEPSSIDPACAFEHDGTLIMRFLADPLVDFEPDTGALRPAAARSWAVDPDGRRVVFELREGVRFHHGRTVVASDYVFALSRAVDPRTGSKLAYHLAVIEGYDEVRSGAATTLRGVSALDDTRLEIRLTEPFHEIAAVFGHRMTSAVPHELISGDAAHFAAAPVSTGPYRVTSPWQHGAGLRLERFESYYGLNGAHSDGGAGHVAAIEFVIYDDIEDAYASWHDGRLDITKVPPGRIAEAEALGEQFRKTPCALMQYIGLPTEVPPFDDPRVRRAIGLAIDRRSILDDVFLGTRPIAQRIIPPILSDDDDADLTGVKHDPAEARRLLKEAGVTHSVTTSFRYNAGLGHDGWVERVLDDINLALGWSLTPQPMEWRDFLVWLGEANEPFRMTWAIDYPSVDNFLYPLLHSRSIGDDNFTRYRSAQFDRQIDIARATASHEARVAAYTAAERIACRDLPLIPLWFGVQYHAVQNRDLLMPEVPVDIFGEPALRSFRFRVGHSEATQSGLGTR; encoded by the coding sequence ATGACCCGTCGACCTGTCCGTGTCTTCATCGGGGAACCTAGCTCGATTGACCCTGCATGTGCGTTCGAACACGATGGCACGCTCATCATGAGATTTCTCGCCGATCCGCTCGTCGACTTCGAACCCGATACCGGAGCGCTGCGCCCCGCTGCAGCCCGCAGCTGGGCGGTTGACCCCGACGGGCGGCGGGTTGTTTTCGAGTTGCGTGAAGGTGTCCGTTTCCACCACGGACGCACCGTTGTCGCCAGCGATTACGTCTTCGCACTTTCGCGGGCAGTCGACCCGCGCACGGGATCGAAGCTCGCTTACCATCTCGCCGTGATCGAGGGATACGACGAGGTGCGGTCAGGGGCGGCGACAACGCTCCGCGGGGTGTCCGCGCTCGACGACACCCGACTTGAGATCCGTCTGACCGAGCCATTCCATGAAATTGCTGCGGTTTTCGGGCACCGGATGACCTCAGCCGTGCCTCACGAGCTCATCTCTGGCGATGCTGCGCATTTTGCCGCAGCCCCGGTAAGCACGGGCCCATACCGAGTGACGAGTCCTTGGCAACATGGCGCCGGACTGCGCCTCGAACGCTTCGAAAGCTACTACGGCCTCAACGGTGCCCACTCAGACGGCGGAGCTGGACATGTCGCCGCGATCGAGTTCGTCATCTACGACGACATCGAGGACGCCTACGCGTCGTGGCACGACGGCCGACTTGACATCACCAAAGTCCCCCCGGGACGCATCGCCGAGGCAGAAGCGCTGGGCGAACAATTTCGTAAGACCCCGTGCGCGCTCATGCAATACATAGGACTCCCAACGGAAGTTCCTCCGTTCGACGACCCCCGGGTACGTCGCGCAATCGGGCTTGCCATCGATCGCCGCAGTATTCTCGATGACGTTTTCCTTGGGACGCGGCCGATCGCTCAGCGGATCATCCCGCCGATACTCTCTGACGACGACGACGCCGACCTGACTGGCGTGAAACATGACCCCGCCGAGGCTCGCCGTCTGCTGAAAGAGGCAGGCGTGACGCATTCCGTCACCACCTCGTTCCGTTACAACGCCGGGCTTGGTCACGACGGTTGGGTCGAGCGCGTGCTTGACGACATCAACCTTGCCCTCGGCTGGTCGCTCACCCCACAGCCTATGGAGTGGCGCGACTTCCTCGTCTGGCTCGGCGAGGCCAACGAGCCGTTCCGGATGACCTGGGCGATCGACTATCCGTCAGTCGATAACTTCCTCTATCCGCTCCTGCACTCCCGGTCCATCGGAGATGACAACTTCACCCGCTATCGCAGTGCCCAGTTCGACCGTCAGATTGATATTGCTCGTGCAACCGCATCGCACGAAGCGCGAGTGGCTGCATATACGGCGGCCGAAAGAATCGCATGCAGGGACCTGCCCCTGATACCACTTTGGTTCGGCGTCCAGTACCACGCCGTACAGAATCGCGACCTGCTGATGCCGGAGGTGCCGGTCGACATATTCGGCGAGCCTGCATTGCGTTCGTTCCGTTTCCGGGTTGGCCATAGCGAAGCGACGCAATCGGGACTGGGCACTCGATGA
- a CDS encoding MFS transporter: MTPTEVHPGHAAEPRLAQLSAPAKIYLVAFTVTNAGVGGFTLAIGLTLFAATGSAAAFGIAVAAEYLLGLAGQLVGGSILDRLRLLPVALVCNTARGVAVLVGGAMVLATGKAAPAIIVFLLVSVLRPIYRSASFALVGRVCHTTELVRVNSIRFGLLQIAQLGGLAAVSGLNAIAGAPSALVGVSALFLLGSALLLRLRPHVQPLEARESAPQDAGSIVRSIIGPWRELGSVIRSVPTVIIHFAVGAIPALVTSISIVLVAPVNSAFNGGSLGIALLDGGETLGALGVVFFTRRAPSARLPMLLVASVILAGLGLAGVGISSSLAFATIAFMVLGLSAALGGSATDTMLQLRSEPQILGRIAIAQEFATSLLAVLFLPTFGVLATSIGFGKTALFYAAVLACVLSLVLLSLALFRSHLFNAPLAVTKSGELS; this comes from the coding sequence GTGACTCCCACCGAAGTTCATCCTGGCCATGCAGCAGAGCCGCGGCTTGCCCAGCTATCCGCCCCCGCAAAGATCTACCTCGTCGCCTTCACAGTCACTAACGCTGGCGTTGGCGGCTTCACACTCGCCATCGGCCTGACGTTATTCGCCGCGACTGGGTCAGCGGCAGCATTCGGAATCGCTGTGGCTGCAGAGTATTTACTCGGCTTGGCCGGTCAACTCGTCGGCGGCAGCATCTTAGACAGACTGCGACTACTTCCGGTCGCCCTGGTATGTAACACCGCCCGCGGTGTAGCCGTACTCGTTGGCGGGGCGATGGTCCTCGCGACTGGGAAAGCCGCACCAGCAATCATCGTGTTCCTTTTGGTCAGCGTCCTTCGCCCGATCTACCGTTCGGCAAGTTTTGCTCTCGTAGGTCGCGTCTGCCACACCACAGAATTGGTTCGAGTGAACAGCATCCGCTTCGGTTTGCTCCAGATCGCCCAGCTGGGTGGGCTGGCCGCGGTAAGCGGACTGAACGCTATCGCTGGCGCCCCCTCAGCACTGGTTGGAGTGTCTGCACTGTTTCTTCTCGGTAGCGCGCTGCTACTGCGCCTTCGTCCACATGTACAGCCGCTGGAAGCGCGAGAAAGCGCCCCCCAGGACGCAGGTTCAATAGTTCGATCGATCATTGGCCCTTGGCGAGAACTCGGCAGCGTCATCCGTTCGGTGCCGACCGTGATAATCCATTTCGCGGTAGGCGCAATACCGGCTCTCGTGACGTCAATCAGCATCGTGCTCGTGGCCCCTGTCAACAGTGCCTTCAACGGAGGATCACTCGGTATTGCACTGCTGGACGGCGGCGAGACCCTTGGTGCACTCGGAGTGGTCTTCTTCACGCGGCGGGCTCCTAGCGCGCGCCTGCCAATGTTGCTGGTCGCGTCAGTCATACTCGCAGGGCTCGGGCTAGCCGGCGTTGGGATCTCTTCCAGCCTTGCCTTCGCGACAATCGCGTTTATGGTGCTCGGTTTATCAGCCGCGCTCGGCGGCAGCGCGACCGACACCATGCTCCAGTTACGTTCTGAACCGCAGATCCTCGGCCGGATCGCGATCGCCCAAGAGTTTGCGACCTCGCTCCTGGCGGTCCTATTCCTACCCACGTTCGGGGTCCTCGCGACCAGCATTGGTTTCGGTAAGACTGCGCTGTTCTACGCCGCGGTACTTGCCTGTGTCTTATCTCTCGTCCTACTAAGCCTCGCGCTTTTTCGGAGTCATCTCTTCAACGCCCCGCTCGCCGTCACAAAGTCTGGAGAACTGTCATGA
- a CDS encoding DinB family protein, translated as MTVDLAVLLDQLVDSADDPALRAQAVKELAAQESTPGQRNAFEIVLSGGGAHVLQLLRDAPAQFRGIFNSHPEETWRRSPAEGEWNAVQVIHHLADNEAVNAVRIRSILTEDEPEIFGYDSDPWTRFFDLESVDEALHRFEILRLNTVRLVESLSEGDLSRRGVLSYRGAESVRVLLAVLAGHDLDHVRQMTAAMESPAA; from the coding sequence ATGACCGTTGACCTTGCTGTCCTTCTCGACCAACTCGTCGATTCGGCCGACGATCCTGCGCTGCGCGCGCAGGCGGTGAAAGAGCTTGCCGCCCAAGAATCGACGCCCGGCCAACGCAACGCGTTCGAAATCGTTCTCAGCGGCGGAGGAGCCCATGTTTTGCAATTGCTGCGAGACGCGCCTGCACAATTCCGTGGCATCTTCAACTCCCATCCAGAAGAAACCTGGCGTCGTTCACCTGCAGAAGGCGAATGGAACGCTGTGCAAGTGATCCATCATCTAGCCGATAACGAGGCCGTCAATGCTGTGAGGATCCGCTCGATCCTCACAGAGGACGAACCCGAGATTTTCGGATACGACTCCGACCCCTGGACACGGTTCTTCGATCTGGAGTCTGTCGATGAAGCCCTACATCGCTTCGAGATTCTGCGGCTCAACACGGTTCGCCTGGTGGAATCGCTGTCGGAGGGGGATCTAAGTCGTCGAGGGGTACTTTCCTACCGCGGAGCAGAATCTGTGAGGGTTCTTCTCGCCGTGCTGGCCGGTCACGATCTCGACCACGTCCGCCAGATGACTGCCGCGATGGAAAGCCCGGCTGCGTGA
- a CDS encoding SDR family NAD(P)-dependent oxidoreductase — translation MRREYAVVAGGAGNLGAQISRGLRAGGLDVVVLDRAESAVDGVVTVKLDLVDHALVGREIEALIAGRGAPSVLVNAQGWSPKPDTGISPGSVGTELFSMVVDINLTSCYTTMRHIVPAMAEAGVGRVVNISSAAAYTGRTTATAGYAAAKAGLDALTRSFAAQYSSQGVLICGVAPGKFGSPGWLDDRTAIDRYLGEIPIGRLATVDEVADVVEFFVRSNTYITGQTVLVDGGRLS, via the coding sequence GTGAGGCGAGAGTACGCAGTCGTCGCTGGTGGAGCGGGCAATCTTGGAGCGCAGATCTCCCGCGGGCTGCGGGCCGGCGGTCTCGACGTTGTCGTCCTCGACCGGGCAGAGTCGGCAGTTGATGGCGTCGTGACAGTAAAACTCGATCTAGTCGATCACGCACTGGTGGGCAGGGAAATCGAGGCACTAATAGCAGGTCGCGGCGCTCCGTCCGTTCTTGTCAATGCCCAAGGCTGGTCTCCCAAGCCTGACACCGGGATCAGTCCTGGAAGCGTCGGGACTGAATTGTTCAGCATGGTCGTCGACATCAATCTCACAAGTTGCTACACAACAATGCGCCACATCGTGCCTGCGATGGCAGAGGCGGGCGTCGGCAGAGTAGTCAACATCAGCTCTGCTGCCGCCTATACCGGCAGGACGACCGCGACAGCAGGCTATGCGGCAGCGAAGGCAGGGCTCGACGCACTGACACGCTCATTCGCTGCGCAGTACTCCTCACAGGGTGTTCTGATCTGCGGGGTCGCACCAGGCAAATTTGGGTCGCCGGGGTGGCTGGATGACCGGACCGCTATTGATCGTTACCTCGGTGAGATCCCGATCGGCCGACTCGCGACCGTGGACGAGGTCGCCGATGTCGTGGAGTTCTTTGTCCGGTCCAACACCTACATCACAGGCCAAACAGTTTTAGTTGACGGAGGAAGGCTCTCGTGA
- a CDS encoding creatininase family protein, producing the protein MIAHSSDQSLYLSNLSWTAFEARARSIPYWILTTGSIEQHGPHLPLMADALVVERLAEIAAARDGSLILPGIRVGALHAFREWPHIRIDSSLLIEQVIAYAAPARAYGNRLLLLNGHDENHEPLMVAARTLSSEFGTDVVVVEWAQLVTDVIRNNSTSTSESHAGEALTSLLLHWYPEHVVKERISAGAMPAGGVLADDLHVEILAHNPQSYTRDEVPTGVLGDPRPASAQKGALIADALVERIGLLVNERRWQ; encoded by the coding sequence GTGATCGCACATTCATCCGACCAGTCGCTGTATCTATCTAATTTGAGCTGGACAGCATTCGAAGCGCGCGCCAGGTCGATTCCCTACTGGATTTTGACTACGGGGAGCATAGAGCAGCATGGCCCCCACCTTCCGCTCATGGCCGATGCGCTGGTAGTTGAACGCCTTGCCGAGATTGCCGCTGCGCGTGACGGATCGCTCATTCTTCCAGGAATCCGGGTCGGCGCTTTGCACGCATTCCGCGAGTGGCCCCATATCCGTATCGACTCGTCGCTGCTGATTGAGCAGGTTATTGCGTACGCGGCGCCCGCGCGCGCGTATGGCAACCGGCTGCTCTTACTGAACGGTCACGACGAGAATCACGAGCCGTTGATGGTCGCTGCACGGACGCTCAGCAGTGAGTTCGGCACGGACGTGGTCGTTGTCGAGTGGGCACAGCTCGTAACCGATGTCATCCGTAACAATTCGACGTCGACCTCAGAGTCTCACGCCGGAGAAGCGCTTACCTCGCTTCTTCTGCATTGGTATCCCGAACACGTTGTGAAAGAACGGATCTCAGCTGGAGCTATGCCCGCTGGAGGCGTTTTGGCCGATGACTTGCACGTCGAAATACTTGCACACAATCCGCAGAGTTACACCAGGGACGAGGTGCCGACCGGTGTTCTCGGGGATCCCCGCCCAGCATCTGCGCAGAAGGGCGCCCTGATCGCAGATGCGCTCGTCGAACGGATCGGCCTGTTAGTGAACGAGCGGAGATGGCAATGA